From Macrobrachium rosenbergii isolate ZJJX-2024 chromosome 22, ASM4041242v1, whole genome shotgun sequence, the proteins below share one genomic window:
- the LOC136850680 gene encoding major facilitator superfamily domain-containing protein 6-like, protein MAPKINKKLLPLKIHYFLKYGGMSFFPFLPALIRQKGVSEGGVGLIWTVIPLTSAATNMLVGTVADYFKLHRVFFMAGMFTLTITFTSVFFMPNVPEPRKDPLLATLSLQCPQDSAKFVVCPHSNPYWYDIVSKPTMNDCDANDNISTTLMTDQMNINYNLRCKMYGDPDGDGEESLHFPSEFSLSLDKHQSEYNVCSSRNCTIITEVNVTSTFSELYNVSCRESSKMTCEYRCETSYVETAKVTINYLLTSVQFWVIFMNMMILYAGNGVTTTMADTVCFFLLGKNRHKYGHQRLWGSLAWGMIGMTSGALVTYFSHNKSEVDYTPVVAISITFLVANLFVSFTIKFDVPKKEKLKASIVGHALCSFKMIVFLLTVMVGGITMGTQWTFFFIVVEDIAIAWDPSFNFIKLIQGLLLGIECFFGEVPFLFLSSFIIKKLGNVRTFSGVLVILTMRCFLYSCVTNPWYFLPIEFLHGPSFGLLYPNMITYANALAPKGAQATIQGIVKSTFVGGVSLGGLIGGVLLEKFGGSKAYMCLGLFDLSFTLVFIIANLARDRLKVHRSDNASDQCEYVAQGSNDHGYPPEDEEAPLNSPVTSLTSSMPPNDNNGNLSPQAYDKPPEDAKEKIIE, encoded by the exons ATGGCTCCGAAAATTAACAAGAAACTTCTTCCTCTGAAGATACACTACTTTCTCAAATATGGAG GAATGTCATTCTTCCCCTTCTTACCAGCACTGATAAGGCAAAAGGGGGTTTCAGAAGGAGGCGTAGGCCTAATATGGACAGTCATTCCCCTCACAAGCGCCGCCACCAACATGCTGGTGGGCACAGTGGCTGACTACTTCAAACTCCATCGGGTATTTTTCATGGCGGGCATGTTTACTCTAACCATTACTTTCACATCAGTATTCTTTATGCCAAATGTACCTGAGCCCAGAAAAGACCCATTGTTGGCAACTCTGTCACTTCAGTGCCCTCAGGATAGTGCTAAGTTTGTCGTTTGTCCTCATTCGAACCCTTATTGGTATGATATTGTGTCGAAACCTACGATGAATGACTGCGACGCAAATGATAACATTAGTACAACGCTCATGACGGACCAAATGAATATCAATTACAACTTGCGGTGTAAAATGTACGGCGATCCTGATGGGGATGGTGAGGAAAGTTTACATTTCCCCTCTGAGTTTTCATTGTCCCTGGACAAGCATCAGTCAGAGTATAACGTCTGCAGTTCGAGGAACTGCACGATCATCACCGAAGTGAACGTAACGTCGACCTTCTCGGAACTCTATAACGTGAGTTGCAGAGAAAGCTCCAAAATGACGTGTGAATATCGGTGCGAGACTTCTTACGTGGAGACGGCTAAAGTCACAATCAATTATCTGCTGACCTCTGTGCAGTTTTGGGTCATCTTTATGAATATGATGATTCTTTACGCTGGCAATGGCGTCACAACCACGATGGCAGATActgtctgcttcttcctcttgGGCAAGAATCGTCATAAGTATGGGCACCAACGTCTATGGGGCAGCTTAGCCTGGGGTATGATAGGTATGACAAGTGGAGCCTTGGTGACCTACTTCTCTCACAATAAGTCTGAAGTGGATTATACCCCCGTTGTGGCCATTTCGATCACTTTCCTTGTGGCCAACCTCTTCGTCTCCTTCACCATCAAGTTCGACGTGCCGAAGAAAGAGAAGCTGAAGGCGAGCATCGTGGGGCATGCTCTGTGCTCCTTCAAGATGATTGTCTTCTTG CTGACCGTTATGGTGGGAGGAATTACAATGGGCACCCAGTGGACTTTCTTCTTCATAGTTGTGGAAGATATAGCAATTGCTTGGGATCCTAGTTTCAACTTCATTAAGCTCATCCAAGGCCTTTTGCTAGGAATCGAATGCTTCTTCGGAGAGGTGCCATTTTTGTTCTTGTCCT cATTTATCATCAAGAAGCTAGGAAATGTGCGCACTTTCTCCGGGGTGTTGGTAATATTAACAATGAGGTGCTTCCTGTACTCTTGTGTCACCAACCCCTGGTACTTCCTACCCATCGAGTTCCTCCACGGACCCTCATTCGGTCTTTTGTATCCAAATATGATCACATATGCCAATGCCCTGGCGCCCAAGGGTGCTCAGGCTACTATTCAGGGCATCGTCAAGTCCACCTTCGTTGGAG GTGTGTCTCTAGGAGGCCTGATCGGGGGCGTTCTCTTAGAGAAGTTCGGAGGCTCCAAAGCCTACATGTGCCTGGGCCTCTTTGATCTCTCCTTCACATTGGTATTCATCATCGCTAACCTCGCCAGAGACAGGCTAAAGGTCCATCGCTCCGACA ACGCGAGCGACCAGTGTGAATACGTAGCCCAGGGAAGCAACGACCACGGATACCCACCGGAGGACGAAGAAGCTCCTTTGAACTCTCCGGTGACGTCGTTGACTTCGTCTATGCCTCCGAACGATAATAACGGCAACTTGAGTCCACAGGCTTACGACAAACCCCCGGAAGACGCCAAAGAGAAAATAATCGAATAG